Proteins encoded in a region of the Altererythrobacter ishigakiensis genome:
- a CDS encoding 5-formyltetrahydrofolate cyclo-ligase: MRKSELRKQLRSARREHVEQLPETMRGLVFRHPPRPILDRIGPDAVIGLYHATAHEAPTANYSAHFCEHGHRVALPRFASHDAPMRFAEHTDPFGETDLEKGSFGLMQPTADAQELTPDVLFVPLIGFAATGERLGQGGGHYDRWLSEHPDRMAIGLAWDVQLCEDLPTEPHDITLDAVITPTRMYGPF, translated from the coding sequence ATGAGGAAATCAGAGCTTCGAAAGCAATTGCGCTCAGCCCGCCGAGAGCATGTTGAACAATTGCCAGAGACGATGCGTGGCCTTGTCTTCCGCCATCCCCCGCGGCCGATACTTGATCGTATTGGACCAGATGCCGTGATTGGCCTTTATCATGCGACCGCGCACGAGGCACCTACTGCGAACTACAGCGCACATTTCTGCGAGCATGGGCATCGCGTCGCCCTTCCCCGCTTCGCATCACATGATGCCCCGATGCGATTCGCAGAGCACACCGATCCGTTTGGCGAAACCGATCTGGAGAAAGGCTCATTTGGCTTGATGCAACCAACTGCTGACGCACAGGAGCTGACGCCCGATGTCCTGTTCGTTCCCTTGATTGGCTTCGCAGCCACTGGCGAACGGCTGGGCCAAGGCGGCGGGCACTATGATCGCTGGTTGTCGGAACATCCCGATCGCATGGCGATTGGTCTCGCATGGGATGTTCAACTCTGCGAGGATCTCCCGACAGAACCGCACGACATCACCCTAGACGCTGTGATAACCCCAACGAGAATGTACGGACCCTTTTGA
- a CDS encoding phosphoglycerate kinase — protein MTAFKTLDDLGDVAGKVALVRVDLNLPMKDGSATDLTRVEAVKPTILELSDKGAKVLLLAHFGRPGGKRSSVLSTSMVVGDVEGVLGKELMFIPEIAGPVVEQSIGILRNGDIGLLDNTRFWPGEEANDPELSKAIAAHGDFYVNDAFSAAHRAHATTEGLSHHLPAYAGRAMEKELKALDAALGNPETPVAAVVGGAKVSTKLAVLENLVGRVQHLIIGGGMANTFLAARGVDVGKSLCEHDLTDTANAIMDKADHAGCTVHLPYDVVVAKEFAANPPSLRTCNVHEVAEDEIILDVGPQAVEALADVLKTCRTLVWNGPLGAFETPPFDEATVALARTAAALTLEGSLISVAGGGDTVAALAHAGVTDDVTYISTAGGAFLEWMEGKELPGVAALSK, from the coding sequence ATGACAGCGTTCAAGACTCTTGATGATCTGGGCGATGTCGCCGGCAAGGTCGCGTTGGTCCGTGTCGATCTGAACCTCCCGATGAAGGATGGTTCGGCCACGGATCTGACGCGCGTCGAAGCGGTCAAACCAACTATTCTTGAACTGAGCGACAAAGGCGCGAAAGTTCTTCTGCTCGCGCATTTCGGACGGCCGGGTGGGAAGCGCTCTTCCGTCCTTTCGACCAGTATGGTCGTGGGCGATGTCGAAGGCGTTTTGGGCAAGGAACTGATGTTCATTCCAGAGATCGCAGGTCCAGTCGTCGAGCAATCGATCGGTATCCTGCGCAATGGTGACATCGGATTGCTCGACAACACGCGCTTCTGGCCCGGCGAGGAAGCGAACGATCCTGAGCTTTCAAAGGCCATCGCGGCCCATGGCGATTTTTACGTCAATGACGCGTTCTCGGCTGCGCACCGTGCGCATGCCACGACCGAGGGGCTGTCGCACCATCTGCCCGCATACGCGGGCCGCGCAATGGAGAAAGAGCTGAAGGCGCTCGATGCGGCGCTGGGCAATCCGGAAACACCTGTCGCCGCCGTGGTCGGGGGCGCGAAAGTGTCAACCAAGCTCGCTGTTCTCGAGAATCTGGTTGGGCGCGTTCAGCACCTCATTATCGGAGGCGGGATGGCGAATACCTTCCTTGCCGCGCGCGGGGTGGATGTTGGCAAATCGCTTTGCGAGCATGATCTGACTGACACTGCAAACGCAATCATGGACAAAGCCGATCACGCCGGCTGCACGGTACATTTGCCCTATGACGTTGTGGTGGCGAAAGAGTTTGCCGCCAATCCGCCATCCTTGCGCACCTGCAACGTTCACGAGGTGGCGGAAGATGAGATCATTCTTGATGTCGGTCCTCAAGCTGTTGAAGCCTTGGCTGACGTCTTGAAGACATGTCGTACTCTGGTTTGGAATGGACCTTTGGGGGCGTTTGAAACCCCGCCATTTGATGAAGCTACGGTAGCTTTAGCGCGCACGGCTGCCGCACTCACACTCGAAGGCTCGCTGATTTCGGTTGCGGGTGGGGGTGATACAGTTGCTGCGCTGGCACATGCCGGTGTGACTGACGATGTAACCTATATCTCGACTGCCGGCGGCGCTTTTCTCGAATGGATGGAAGGTAAAGAGCTGCCTGGTGTAGCGGCGCTGTCGAAATAG
- a CDS encoding DUF2842 domain-containing protein — MRETPTWRIPVGILALFTALIVYGIVIARYAPDLIGAWPVWAQTIIYVVLGVIWLLPLKRFLIWMETGLWSAPD, encoded by the coding sequence ATGCGCGAAACACCAACTTGGCGAATTCCCGTGGGCATTCTTGCGCTATTCACCGCGTTAATCGTCTATGGCATCGTGATCGCTCGATACGCACCAGATTTGATCGGCGCTTGGCCGGTATGGGCTCAGACGATTATTTACGTCGTATTGGGTGTGATCTGGCTGCTGCCACTCAAGCGTTTCCTGATCTGGATGGAAACGGGCCTTTGGAGCGCCCCCGACTAA
- a CDS encoding fructose bisphosphate aldolase — MNLDQMTAKIATGSGFIAALDQSGGSTPKALRGYGVEDSEWSGDEEMFAAIHAMRSRVITSPSFANGKVIGAILFEKTMEGMVEGLPAPETLKQRGVVPFIKVDQGLEDEAQGVQLMKDMTRLDELLDKSVAAGMFGTKMRSVIKSANAAGIAANVAQQFEYGNRIADKGLVPMIEPEYDITAADRAEGEQILAAEIMKNLEALPEGRKVMLKLSIPVEDNLYSAAIAHPNVLRVVALSGGYSTDDACDHLSKNAGMIASFSRGLLQDLRKGQSDAEFDAALGKAIDQIAAASAAG, encoded by the coding sequence ATGAATCTCGATCAAATGACCGCCAAAATCGCGACAGGTAGCGGCTTCATCGCCGCTCTGGACCAATCGGGCGGGTCCACGCCCAAGGCTCTGCGCGGTTATGGTGTCGAAGACAGCGAATGGTCGGGCGACGAAGAAATGTTCGCCGCGATCCATGCAATGCGCAGCCGTGTGATAACCTCGCCCAGTTTTGCCAACGGCAAAGTGATTGGCGCAATTCTGTTTGAAAAAACGATGGAAGGCATGGTTGAAGGGCTTCCGGCCCCAGAAACGCTCAAGCAGCGCGGCGTGGTGCCGTTCATCAAGGTTGATCAGGGCCTTGAGGATGAGGCCCAAGGCGTCCAGTTGATGAAGGACATGACGAGGCTTGATGAACTGCTCGACAAATCTGTCGCAGCTGGCATGTTCGGAACCAAGATGCGCTCCGTCATCAAATCAGCAAACGCGGCAGGCATCGCTGCGAACGTCGCGCAGCAGTTCGAATATGGCAACCGGATTGCTGACAAGGGTCTCGTGCCAATGATCGAGCCTGAATATGACATCACTGCCGCAGATCGTGCGGAGGGCGAGCAGATCCTGGCTGCAGAGATCATGAAGAACCTTGAAGCGCTGCCAGAAGGCCGCAAGGTGATGTTAAAGCTTTCGATACCGGTCGAAGACAATCTGTATTCAGCTGCTATCGCGCACCCGAATGTGCTGCGCGTAGTGGCGCTGTCTGGCGGCTATTCCACTGATGATGCGTGCGATCACCTGTCCAAGAATGCAGGAATGATCGCCAGCTTCAGCCGCGGATTGCTGCAGGACTTGCGCAAAGGCCAGTCTGATGCAGAATTCGACGCCGCTCTTGGAAAGGCAATCGATCAGATTGCAGCGGCGAGTGCTGCCGGTTAA
- the thiE gene encoding thiamine phosphate synthase yields the protein MSEPSTQIYLISPQDVAGDFPARLERALDAGKGIVTAFQFRVKGMDQHDAARLAEPLQAICADRDVAFIVNDSVALAKRLKADGVHLGQGDGNPKDARDKLGRETQIGVTCHASKHLAMEAGEAGADYVAFGAFFESSTKDKGDAERPTPDIIAWWTQLFEIPCVAIGGITPSNCGPLVQAGADFLAVSGAVWNGDEVEVINAFKRMVEDRN from the coding sequence GTGAGCGAACCGAGTACCCAGATTTACCTTATTTCACCGCAGGATGTCGCGGGCGATTTTCCTGCGCGTCTCGAGCGCGCGCTCGATGCTGGCAAGGGTATCGTGACTGCGTTCCAATTTCGCGTAAAGGGTATGGATCAGCATGATGCTGCGCGGCTTGCAGAGCCTTTACAGGCGATCTGCGCCGACCGTGATGTTGCCTTCATCGTGAACGATAGTGTGGCTCTTGCAAAACGACTGAAGGCAGATGGTGTGCACTTGGGACAGGGTGACGGCAATCCCAAGGATGCACGCGATAAGCTGGGCCGTGAGACGCAAATCGGAGTGACATGCCATGCTTCCAAGCATTTAGCGATGGAAGCGGGCGAGGCCGGGGCTGACTATGTTGCGTTCGGCGCGTTTTTCGAAAGCAGTACCAAGGATAAAGGCGATGCCGAGCGTCCGACACCGGACATCATTGCATGGTGGACGCAGCTGTTCGAGATTCCTTGCGTCGCGATAGGCGGAATTACGCCGTCCAATTGCGGGCCGTTGGTCCAAGCGGGCGCAGATTTTCTGGCTGTGTCCGGGGCGGTATGGAACGGTGACGAGGTCGAAGTAATCAATGCTTTCAAAAGAATGGTCGAAGATCGGAATTAA
- a CDS encoding cell division protein ZapA gives MSEITLRIRGKAYKVACADGEEAHLARLGGMIDEKLSAMGTKTGSTEAQNLLFAALFLADELYEARQAVGDDPGKLNEQVKSLQQDNENAEKKQREISLELDAVRGERDAIANDLANIRSAAGGQETLFKSDDITPKLEQLADLIEKCADTLESRASMS, from the coding sequence ATGAGCGAGATTACACTGCGAATAAGGGGCAAAGCCTACAAAGTCGCGTGCGCTGACGGCGAAGAGGCGCACCTCGCCAGACTTGGCGGCATGATCGACGAAAAGTTGTCCGCCATGGGCACTAAAACTGGTTCAACAGAGGCGCAGAATCTGCTGTTCGCCGCTCTCTTCCTTGCCGACGAACTGTATGAGGCGCGCCAAGCTGTGGGTGATGACCCAGGCAAGCTGAACGAACAGGTCAAATCGCTTCAACAAGACAATGAAAATGCTGAGAAAAAACAGCGAGAGATTTCACTGGAACTTGACGCGGTTCGCGGTGAACGAGATGCGATAGCCAATGACTTGGCCAATATTAGATCGGCGGCTGGCGGGCAGGAGACACTTTTCAAGAGTGACGATATTACGCCAAAACTTGAACAATTGGCCGACCTGATCGAAAAATGTGCCGATACGCTTGAGAGCCGGGCGTCCATGTCCTAA
- the gap gene encoding type I glyceraldehyde-3-phosphate dehydrogenase: protein MATKVAINGFGRIGRLVARAILERSDHDLELVSINDLADTKSNALLFQYDSTHGRFPGTVEVGDGAIIVNGKSIAVTSERDPGNLPHGEQGIDIVLECTGFFQSHEAAEPHLKAGAKRVLISAPAKNVSATIVYGVNHETLTADDVIVSNASCTTNCLSPMAKALNETVGIERGFMTTIHSYTNDQRMLDQMHGDMRRARGGAQNMIPTTTGAARAVGLVLPELAGKLDGSSVRVPTPNVSLVDLVFTPGRDTSAEELNAALKAAADGPMKGVLDYTDQPLVSSDFNHYPASSTIDSLETSVMEGKLCRVVSWYDNEWGFSNRMIDTSGVMAKFL from the coding sequence ATGGCGACTAAGGTTGCAATCAATGGTTTCGGACGTATCGGTCGCCTGGTAGCGCGCGCCATTCTGGAACGTAGCGATCACGATCTGGAACTGGTCTCGATCAACGATCTGGCAGACACGAAGTCAAACGCTTTGCTGTTTCAGTATGACAGCACGCACGGCCGTTTTCCTGGCACTGTGGAAGTCGGCGACGGGGCGATCATCGTCAATGGCAAGTCGATTGCGGTTACCAGCGAGCGCGATCCTGGCAACCTCCCTCATGGCGAACAAGGCATCGACATCGTGCTGGAATGCACGGGTTTCTTCCAGAGCCACGAAGCGGCTGAGCCTCACCTTAAGGCAGGCGCAAAGCGCGTATTGATCTCTGCGCCGGCAAAGAACGTGTCGGCTACGATCGTCTATGGTGTGAACCATGAAACGCTGACTGCTGACGATGTTATTGTGTCCAACGCCAGCTGCACCACCAATTGCCTTTCACCCATGGCAAAGGCTTTGAACGAGACCGTTGGTATCGAACGCGGCTTCATGACCACGATCCACAGCTACACGAATGACCAACGCATGCTCGACCAGATGCATGGTGATATGCGCCGTGCACGCGGTGGGGCTCAGAATATGATCCCGACCACCACTGGTGCAGCACGCGCAGTTGGCCTCGTGCTACCTGAACTGGCAGGCAAGCTGGATGGTTCGTCAGTGCGCGTGCCAACGCCGAATGTATCGCTGGTCGATCTGGTGTTCACGCCTGGCCGCGACACTTCGGCTGAAGAGCTGAACGCTGCGCTCAAGGCCGCCGCTGACGGCCCGATGAAGGGAGTGCTCGACTATACCGACCAGCCGCTCGTTTCCTCAGATTTCAACCACTATCCGGCAAGCTCAACGATCGACAGCCTCGAAACGTCGGTCATGGAAGGCAAGCTGTGCCGCGTCGTTTCATGGTATGACAATGAGTGGGGCTTCTCGAACCGGATGATCGACACATCGGGCGTGATGGCGAAGTTCCTCTAA
- the tkt gene encoding transketolase, producing MSLDPVRLQPMANAIRALSMDAVQAANSGHPGMPMGMADVATVLWSNYLKFDPHAPDWADRDRFVLSAGHGSMLIYSLLHLSGYAAPTMDDIRNFRQLGSPCAGHPENFLLPGVECTTGPLGQGLAMAVGMAMAERHLNAVFGDDLVNHRTWVVAGDGCLMEGINHEAIGLAGHLGLGRMIVLWDDNNITIDGGTDLSTSEDIKARYTATGWHVTSCDGHSFEDIARALDEAVADGRPSLVACKTVIGKGAPNKQGTSATHGAPLGPEEIAAAREELGWEHEPFTVPTDILADWHATGERGASAHGAWAGRLATDLNRKAKFENHMMGVGGLAAPALEAHIRNLAEEPKKVATRKASEMALEPLTAALPQLIGGSADLTGSNNTKTSSTSPMSAQDYSGRYVYYGIREFGMAAAMNGMALHGGVVPYGGTFLIFSDYCRNAIRLSALQEVGAIYVMTHDSIGLGEDGPTHQPVEQVMSLRLMPNLNVYRPCDVIETAECWALALSTPNTPSVLCLSRQGLPQLRGEGDADWSASSNRSAKGAYRIASAGADRKVVLVATGSEVALAAEVAGALEEQGIGADVVSMPCAEIFDKQPGDYRADVFPADCLKVSIEAGSTLGWERYTGTYGVNIGLDRFGASAPAGDLFAKFGFTAEAIVPQILNKLNG from the coding sequence ATGAGCCTCGATCCCGTCCGCCTTCAACCCATGGCCAACGCGATCCGCGCGCTGTCGATGGATGCAGTCCAAGCAGCCAATTCAGGACACCCGGGCATGCCGATGGGGATGGCCGATGTCGCGACGGTTTTGTGGTCGAACTATCTGAAGTTTGACCCTCACGCGCCCGACTGGGCAGACCGCGATCGTTTCGTTCTCTCAGCCGGGCATGGCTCGATGCTGATCTACAGCCTATTGCATCTGTCGGGCTATGCTGCCCCGACGATGGACGATATTCGAAACTTCCGTCAGCTGGGCAGCCCGTGTGCGGGACATCCAGAGAACTTCCTGTTGCCCGGCGTAGAATGCACCACTGGGCCGCTGGGGCAGGGCTTGGCCATGGCAGTGGGTATGGCCATGGCTGAGCGACACCTCAACGCTGTCTTTGGCGATGATCTGGTCAACCACCGCACCTGGGTCGTTGCAGGTGACGGATGCCTGATGGAAGGTATCAACCACGAAGCGATTGGCCTTGCTGGTCATCTTGGTCTGGGCCGGATGATCGTGCTGTGGGATGACAACAACATCACCATCGATGGCGGGACTGATCTTTCGACCAGCGAAGATATCAAGGCCCGATACACAGCGACGGGTTGGCATGTGACCAGCTGTGACGGGCATAGTTTCGAAGACATCGCTCGCGCTCTTGATGAAGCTGTTGCTGATGGCCGCCCATCGCTCGTCGCCTGTAAAACCGTAATCGGGAAGGGCGCGCCAAATAAGCAGGGAACCAGCGCAACGCATGGTGCGCCGCTTGGGCCAGAAGAGATTGCTGCTGCACGCGAAGAGTTGGGTTGGGAACATGAGCCATTCACGGTTCCAACCGACATTCTCGCTGATTGGCACGCAACAGGCGAACGTGGAGCTTCCGCGCATGGCGCGTGGGCTGGTCGGCTTGCGACCGATCTGAATCGCAAGGCCAAATTCGAAAACCACATGATGGGGGTTGGCGGTCTGGCGGCTCCAGCTCTAGAAGCGCACATCCGGAACTTGGCAGAAGAACCGAAGAAGGTCGCGACCCGCAAGGCGTCGGAAATGGCGCTGGAACCGCTAACCGCGGCTTTGCCGCAATTGATTGGCGGCTCGGCAGACCTTACTGGCTCCAACAATACCAAGACCAGCAGCACCTCCCCGATGAGCGCTCAGGACTATTCGGGACGCTACGTCTATTACGGCATTCGTGAATTCGGGATGGCAGCCGCGATGAACGGCATGGCTTTGCACGGCGGGGTCGTGCCATATGGCGGCACTTTCCTGATCTTCAGCGACTACTGTCGCAATGCAATCCGGCTGTCGGCGCTCCAGGAAGTTGGCGCGATCTATGTCATGACGCACGATAGCATCGGCCTGGGCGAAGATGGCCCAACACACCAACCGGTAGAGCAGGTCATGAGCCTGCGGTTGATGCCAAATCTCAACGTCTACCGCCCATGCGATGTGATCGAGACAGCTGAATGCTGGGCGCTGGCACTATCAACTCCGAATACCCCGTCCGTGCTCTGTCTGTCCCGCCAGGGCTTGCCGCAGCTGCGCGGAGAGGGGGATGCTGACTGGTCAGCAAGCTCAAATCGCTCAGCCAAGGGCGCATATCGGATTGCCTCTGCCGGCGCGGACCGCAAAGTTGTGCTGGTGGCTACGGGCTCCGAAGTCGCGCTCGCCGCCGAAGTTGCGGGCGCTCTGGAAGAGCAGGGCATTGGTGCCGATGTTGTCTCGATGCCATGTGCTGAGATTTTTGATAAACAGCCTGGCGATTATCGCGCAGACGTATTCCCCGCCGATTGCCTGAAGGTTTCGATAGAAGCAGGTTCCACCTTGGGCTGGGAACGCTACACTGGAACATATGGCGTCAACATTGGCCTTGATCGTTTCGGGGCGTCGGCCCCGGCAGGCGATCTGTTTGCCAAATTCGGTTTCACTGCGGAGGCAATCGTCCCGCAAATTTTGAATAAATTGAACGGTTAA